In bacterium, the genomic window GCCAGGTTCATGTCCTCGGGCGTGAACGGCTTCGCCAGCAGGAAGTCCGCCCCCGCCTCCTCGGCGAGCTGCCTCATCTCGTGCGTGTTCTCGGAGGTGACGAAGCCGAAGGGGATCCCGATGCCGGCCTCGTTCAGGGCCCGCTTGAATTCGAGGCCCGACATGTGTGGCATGTGCCAGTCCGACAGGATCAGGTCCGGCCGGGAACCGCGCACGATCTCGAGGGCCTCGGCACCGTTGCCGGCCTCGAGGATCGTCAGGCCGCCGAAGCCCGCTTGGCGCAGGGTGCG contains:
- a CDS encoding response regulator, which gives rise to MKILIVDDSRAMRRIIQRTLRQAGFGGLTILEAGNGAEALEIVRGSRPDLILSDWHMPHMSGLEFKRALNEAGIGIPFGFVTSENTHEMRQLAEEAGADFLLAKPFTPEDMNLALEAFVA